From Cucumis melo cultivar AY chromosome 1, USDA_Cmelo_AY_1.0, whole genome shotgun sequence, a single genomic window includes:
- the LOC103501255 gene encoding uncharacterized protein LOC103501255 isoform X2 has translation MAASELEVAFFIDTDFGTRLAVAVPPDIAAGALKREVERVHFNCFPSIGEIKVDGFMVKQNSNFYHLPDTLLTKLASRLEVMQFLHVKARPLNEFIEPCIPENANCSPNLNYATYPMERRGYMGTACKSKIRINGKKHIRKRFQRQNCLSRLVGRGVLAWNTRRKRKITNKKQVLEHMEKNSDTKGLIKDVDNPNGSIDTLSYHCVPNDEVRTTKRRLASSSLVEAATDSELSSEAMSVSSIIKRYFSSNDIESSISNQSRCDITQIRPEEYLKMKKNMGRGPSLLPLKVPFKPCPQKAERSKLGKRLVMASYNLGISPIRGRPEISLCNAKGKKFQEMMTLAKSSCFEISDSED, from the exons ATGGCCGCTTCGGAGCTGGAAGTTGCATTTTTTATCGATACTGATTTCGGCACCCGCCTGGCTGTTGCCGTTCCCCCAGACATCGCCGCCGGAGCTTTAAAGA GGGAAGTTGAGAGAGTACATTTTAACTGTTTCCCAAGTATAGGAGAGATCAAGGTGGATGGATTCATG GTGAAGCAAAACTCGAACTTCTACCATTTGCCCGACACGTTGCTCACAAAACTCGCTTCCCGACTGGAAGTGATGCAGTTTCTTCATGTCAAAGCACGGCCTTTGAATGAGTTTATTGAGCCTTGTATACCTGAAAATGCCAATTGTTCCCCCAACCTAAACTATGCCACTTACCCTATGGAAAGACGAGGCTACATGGGAACTGCCTGCAAGAGTAAAATCAGAATCAATGGCAAGAAACATATTAGAAAAAGGTTCCAAAGGCAGAATTGCTTATCAAGACTAGTTGGCCGAGGCGTCTTAGCCTGGAATACAAGGAGAAAGAGGAAAATAACTAACAAAAAACAGGTTTTAGAGCACATGGAAAAGAATTCTGATACGAAGGGTCTGATAAAAGATGTGGATAATCCCAATGGTTCGATTGATACATTGTCATACCATTGTGTGCCAAATGACGAAGTGAGGACCACAAAACGAAGGTTGGCAAGCTCCTCATTGGTAGAGGCAGCCACAGACAGTGAGTTGTCCTCTGAAGCCATGTCTGTTTCTAGTatcataaaaagatatttttcgAGCAATGACATAGAGAGCAGCATTTCAAACCAATCAAGATGCGATATTACTCAAATTCGGCCAGAAGAGTATttaaagatgaagaagaatatgGGAAGAGGCCCAAGCTTATTACCTTTGAAAGTTCCATTTAAACCATGTCCTCAAAAGGCTGAGAGATCTAAGCTTGGGAAAAGGCTGGTGATGGCTTCATATAATCTTGGGATTTCTCCCATCAGGGGAAGACCAGAAATTTCACTTTGTAATGCTAAAGGTAAAAAGTTTCAAGAAATGATGACTTTAGCTAAAAGTTCTTGTTTTGAGATAAGTGACAGTGAAGATTGA
- the LOC103501257 gene encoding protein NOI4-like isoform X2 — protein MTDKGRPLPKFGEWDVNDPTSAEGFTVIFNKARDEKKTGGKPDSPGKVDAHGRTAPDPAKAPPKKWLCCIQSPTAES, from the exons ATGACG GACAAAGGTCGGCCATTGCCAAAATTTGGTGAGTGGGATGTTAATGATCCGACATCAGCTGAGGGTTTCACCGTGATTTTTAACAAAGCTAGAGATGAGAAGAAAACAGGCGGCAAACCTGATTCACCTGGAAAAGTTGATGCACATGGCAGGACTGCACCAGATCCTGCCAAGGCACCTCCT AAGAAATGGCTTTGCTGTATCCAAAGTCCCACTGCTGAATCTTAA
- the LOC103501257 gene encoding protein NOI4-like isoform X3, whose amino-acid sequence MTDKGRPLPKFGEWDVNDPTSAEGFTVIFNKARDEKKTGGKPDSPGKVDAHGRTAPDPAKAPPKWLCCIQSPTAES is encoded by the exons ATGACG GACAAAGGTCGGCCATTGCCAAAATTTGGTGAGTGGGATGTTAATGATCCGACATCAGCTGAGGGTTTCACCGTGATTTTTAACAAAGCTAGAGATGAGAAGAAAACAGGCGGCAAACCTGATTCACCTGGAAAAGTTGATGCACATGGCAGGACTGCACCAGATCCTGCCAAGGCACCTCCT AAATGGCTTTGCTGTATCCAAAGTCCCACTGCTGAATCTTAA
- the LOC103501255 gene encoding uncharacterized protein LOC103501255 isoform X1 encodes MKDFIPCHAGLCHLRCKVACIMSIIYSVFTVLPADRKLFPGEVERVHFNCFPSIGEIKVDGFMVKQNSNFYHLPDTLLTKLASRLEVMQFLHVKARPLNEFIEPCIPENANCSPNLNYATYPMERRGYMGTACKSKIRINGKKHIRKRFQRQNCLSRLVGRGVLAWNTRRKRKITNKKQVLEHMEKNSDTKGLIKDVDNPNGSIDTLSYHCVPNDEVRTTKRRLASSSLVEAATDSELSSEAMSVSSIIKRYFSSNDIESSISNQSRCDITQIRPEEYLKMKKNMGRGPSLLPLKVPFKPCPQKAERSKLGKRLVMASYNLGISPIRGRPEISLCNAKGKKFQEMMTLAKSSCFEISDSED; translated from the exons ATGAAAGATTTTATTCCATGTCATGCGGGCTTATGCCACCTCAGATGCAAAGTTGCGTGCATAATGTCTATAATCTACAGTGTCTTTACTGTTTTGCCTGCTGATCGCAAACTTTTTCCAGGGGAAGTTGAGAGAGTACATTTTAACTGTTTCCCAAGTATAGGAGAGATCAAGGTGGATGGATTCATG GTGAAGCAAAACTCGAACTTCTACCATTTGCCCGACACGTTGCTCACAAAACTCGCTTCCCGACTGGAAGTGATGCAGTTTCTTCATGTCAAAGCACGGCCTTTGAATGAGTTTATTGAGCCTTGTATACCTGAAAATGCCAATTGTTCCCCCAACCTAAACTATGCCACTTACCCTATGGAAAGACGAGGCTACATGGGAACTGCCTGCAAGAGTAAAATCAGAATCAATGGCAAGAAACATATTAGAAAAAGGTTCCAAAGGCAGAATTGCTTATCAAGACTAGTTGGCCGAGGCGTCTTAGCCTGGAATACAAGGAGAAAGAGGAAAATAACTAACAAAAAACAGGTTTTAGAGCACATGGAAAAGAATTCTGATACGAAGGGTCTGATAAAAGATGTGGATAATCCCAATGGTTCGATTGATACATTGTCATACCATTGTGTGCCAAATGACGAAGTGAGGACCACAAAACGAAGGTTGGCAAGCTCCTCATTGGTAGAGGCAGCCACAGACAGTGAGTTGTCCTCTGAAGCCATGTCTGTTTCTAGTatcataaaaagatatttttcgAGCAATGACATAGAGAGCAGCATTTCAAACCAATCAAGATGCGATATTACTCAAATTCGGCCAGAAGAGTATttaaagatgaagaagaatatgGGAAGAGGCCCAAGCTTATTACCTTTGAAAGTTCCATTTAAACCATGTCCTCAAAAGGCTGAGAGATCTAAGCTTGGGAAAAGGCTGGTGATGGCTTCATATAATCTTGGGATTTCTCCCATCAGGGGAAGACCAGAAATTTCACTTTGTAATGCTAAAGGTAAAAAGTTTCAAGAAATGATGACTTTAGCTAAAAGTTCTTGTTTTGAGATAAGTGACAGTGAAGATTGA
- the LOC103501256 gene encoding cellulose synthase-like protein E1 isoform X1 — translation MHICIHMHIYIHMHIYIHMHIYIHTHTHTQLYSLMEEAIVVLREREMEGEEYLPLFETKEARGRVVYRVFAASIFVGICLIWIYRVKFVPEDEVGRWVWIGLFAAEIWFGFYWVLTQSPRWNPIHRRTFKHNLSKRHEGELPGVDIFVCTADPDVEPPAMVISTVLSVMAYDYPPEKLSVYLSDDAGSELTYYALVEASQFAKHWIPFCKKFNIQPRSPAAYFASVSSNHQGKEMVFIQKLYKDMASRINTAVGLGRVPEEIQSSNEGFSQWKSHVSRRDHDTFLQIVIDGRDPKATDVEGSILPTLVYLAREKRPQYFHNFKAGAMNALLRVSSRISNGQILLNVDCDMYSNNSNAIRDALCFFMDEEKGHEIAFVQFPQKFDNVTKNDIYGSTLRVISEVDFPGFDGSGGPLYIGTGCFHKRDVLCGKKYSKGIKNDWNNKSYRNSKDNVKELEENSKHLANCTYEENTQWGKEIGLRYGCPVEDVITGLSIQSQGWKSVYCNPDREAFLGVAPTSLIQTLVQHKRWSEGDFQILLSRYSPARCTRGKISFGLRMGYCIYCFWAVNSLATIYYSIIPSLYLLKGVPLFPQVSSLWLIPFTYVIFAKYVASLVEFLLVGGTVKGWWNEQRIWLYKRTSSYLFALIDSALKILGWSDLTFVITAKVTDQEVSQRYEKEIMEFGASSPLFTILATTSLLNLFCFLGMMKKAVKTDNGLVMAFQAMGLQVLLCGILVLINWPLYQGMFFRTDRGKMPSSLTIQSLILALATCLFFSFLL, via the exons ATGCATATATGCATTCATATGCATATATACATTCATATGCATATATACATTCATATGCATATATACAttcatacacacacacacacacagctGTATTCGTTGATGGAAGAAGCTATTGTTGTgcttagagagagagagatggagggTGAAGAGTATTTGCCATTGTTTGAGACCAAAGAAGCAAGGGGAAGAGTTGTTTATAGGGTATTTGCAGCCTCCATTTTTGTGGGGATTTGTTTGATTTGGATTTACAGAGTGAAATTTGTACCAGAAGATGAAGTAGGAAGATGGGTTTGGATTGGTTTGTTTGCTGCTGAGATATGGTTTGGATTTTATTGGGTTCTCACTCAATCTCCTCGCTGGAATCCAATTCATAGGCGCACCTTTAAACACAACCTCTCAAAAag ACATGAGGGAGAGTTACCTGGAGTGGATATATTTGTATGCACAGCAGACCCTGATGTGGAACCACCAGCTATGGTCATTAGTACTGTATTATCAGTCATGGCATACGACTACCCGCCCGAGAAGCTTAGCGTGTATCTCTCTGACGATGCAGGCTCCGAGCTCACCTACTATGCTCTCGTGGAGGCCTCTCAATTTGCAAAGCACTGGATACCATTTTGCAAGAAGTTCAACATCCAACCAAGGTCACCTGCAGCTTACTTTGCCTCGGTGTCTTCCAATCATCAAGGAAAAGAAATGGTTTTTATTCAG AAACTATACAAGGACATGGCAAGTAGAATAAATACTGCAGTCGGACTAGGTCGAGTTCCTGAAGAAATACAATCAAGTAACGAAGGATTTTCCCAGTGGAAATCCCATGTATCTCGTCGAGACCATGATACATTCCTTCAG ATAGTGATAGATGGAAGAGATCCAAAAGCCACAGATGTTGAAGGATCTATCTTACCAACTTTGGTGTATTTGGCTCGTGAGAAAAGACctcaatattttcataatttcaaaGCAGGAGCCATGAATGCGTTG CTTAGGGTCTCATCACGTATAAGCAATGGGCAAATCCTACTCAACGTAGACTGTGATATGTATTCGAACAACTCAAATGCCATAAGAGATGCACTTTGCTTCTTTATGGATGAAGAGAAGGGACATGAGATTGCATTTGTGCAATTTCCACAGAAGTTTGACAATGTAACGAAGAATGACATTTATGGAAGTACTTTACGAGTCATTAGTGAG GTGGATTTCCCGGGTTTTGATGGTTCTGGAGGCCCTCTATATATTGGAACAGGCTGCTTTCATAAAAGAGACGTTCTCTGTGGTAAAAAGTATAGCAAAGGAATCAAAAATGATTGGAACAATAAAAGCTATAGGAATTCTAAGGACAATGTAAAGGAGCTAGAAGAAAATTCGAAGCATCTGGCAAATTGTACATATGAAGAGAACACTCAGTGGGGAAAAGAG ATAGGTTTGAGATATGGATGTCCTGTAGAAGATGTTATAACCGGGTTGTCGATACAAAGCCAAGGATGGAAATCAGTTTATTGCAACCCAGATAGGGAAGCCTTCCTAGGTGTTGCACCAACCTCATTAATTCAGACATTAGTTCAACATAAGCGATGGTCGGAAGGTGACTTCCAAATTTTACTTTCCAGATATAGTCCTGCGCGGTGTACTCGTGGAAAGATCAGCTTCGGCCTACGAATGGGATATTGCATCTATTGTTTTTGGGCTGTGAATTCCTTGGCAACAATATATTACTCCATCATCCCCTCTCTTTATCTCCTCAAAGGTGTTCCCTTGTTTCCACAG GTTTCAAGCCTATGGTTGATACCTTTCACATATGTGATATTTGCCAAGTATGTTGCTAGTTTGGTGGAATTTTTGTTGGTTGGAGGAACAGTCAAAGGTTGGTGGAATGAGCAGAGGATTTGGCTGTATAAAAGAACAAGTTCCTATCTCTTTGCTCTTATAGATTCTGCCTTGAAGATACTTGGATGGTCTGATTTAACATTTGTAATCACAGCTAAAGTGACTGATCAAGAAGTCTCTCAAAGATATGAAAAGGAGATAATGGAATTTGGAGCTTCCTCTCCATTGTTCACCATCTTAGCAACAACCTCTTTGCTTAATTTGTTTTGCTTTCTTGGGATGATGAAGAAAGCAGTAAAAACTGATAATGGTTTGGTGATGGCTTTTCAAGCAATGGGTTTGCAAGTTCTTCTTTGTGGAATTTTGGTTCTGATCAATTGGCCTTTGTACCAAGGAATGTTCTTTAGAACAGATAGGGGCAAGATGCCAAGCTCCCTGACTATTCAATCCCTTATATTGGCTCTAGCCActtgtcttttcttttcatttctacTTTAA
- the LOC103501256 gene encoding cellulose synthase-like protein E1 isoform X2, with protein MHIYIHTHTHTQLYSLMEEAIVVLREREMEGEEYLPLFETKEARGRVVYRVFAASIFVGICLIWIYRVKFVPEDEVGRWVWIGLFAAEIWFGFYWVLTQSPRWNPIHRRTFKHNLSKRHEGELPGVDIFVCTADPDVEPPAMVISTVLSVMAYDYPPEKLSVYLSDDAGSELTYYALVEASQFAKHWIPFCKKFNIQPRSPAAYFASVSSNHQGKEMVFIQKLYKDMASRINTAVGLGRVPEEIQSSNEGFSQWKSHVSRRDHDTFLQLRVSSRISNGQILLNVDCDMYSNNSNAIRDALCFFMDEEKGHEIAFVQFPQKFDNVTKNDIYGSTLRVISEVDFPGFDGSGGPLYIGTGCFHKRDVLCGKKYSKGIKNDWNNKSYRNSKDNVKELEENSKHLANCTYEENTQWGKEIGLRYGCPVEDVITGLSIQSQGWKSVYCNPDREAFLGVAPTSLIQTLVQHKRWSEGDFQILLSRYSPARCTRGKISFGLRMGYCIYCFWAVNSLATIYYSIIPSLYLLKGVPLFPQVSSLWLIPFTYVIFAKYVASLVEFLLVGGTVKGWWNEQRIWLYKRTSSYLFALIDSALKILGWSDLTFVITAKVTDQEVSQRYEKEIMEFGASSPLFTILATTSLLNLFCFLGMMKKAVKTDNGLVMAFQAMGLQVLLCGILVLINWPLYQGMFFRTDRGKMPSSLTIQSLILALATCLFFSFLL; from the exons ATGCATATATACAttcatacacacacacacacacagctGTATTCGTTGATGGAAGAAGCTATTGTTGTgcttagagagagagagatggagggTGAAGAGTATTTGCCATTGTTTGAGACCAAAGAAGCAAGGGGAAGAGTTGTTTATAGGGTATTTGCAGCCTCCATTTTTGTGGGGATTTGTTTGATTTGGATTTACAGAGTGAAATTTGTACCAGAAGATGAAGTAGGAAGATGGGTTTGGATTGGTTTGTTTGCTGCTGAGATATGGTTTGGATTTTATTGGGTTCTCACTCAATCTCCTCGCTGGAATCCAATTCATAGGCGCACCTTTAAACACAACCTCTCAAAAag ACATGAGGGAGAGTTACCTGGAGTGGATATATTTGTATGCACAGCAGACCCTGATGTGGAACCACCAGCTATGGTCATTAGTACTGTATTATCAGTCATGGCATACGACTACCCGCCCGAGAAGCTTAGCGTGTATCTCTCTGACGATGCAGGCTCCGAGCTCACCTACTATGCTCTCGTGGAGGCCTCTCAATTTGCAAAGCACTGGATACCATTTTGCAAGAAGTTCAACATCCAACCAAGGTCACCTGCAGCTTACTTTGCCTCGGTGTCTTCCAATCATCAAGGAAAAGAAATGGTTTTTATTCAG AAACTATACAAGGACATGGCAAGTAGAATAAATACTGCAGTCGGACTAGGTCGAGTTCCTGAAGAAATACAATCAAGTAACGAAGGATTTTCCCAGTGGAAATCCCATGTATCTCGTCGAGACCATGATACATTCCTTCAG CTTAGGGTCTCATCACGTATAAGCAATGGGCAAATCCTACTCAACGTAGACTGTGATATGTATTCGAACAACTCAAATGCCATAAGAGATGCACTTTGCTTCTTTATGGATGAAGAGAAGGGACATGAGATTGCATTTGTGCAATTTCCACAGAAGTTTGACAATGTAACGAAGAATGACATTTATGGAAGTACTTTACGAGTCATTAGTGAG GTGGATTTCCCGGGTTTTGATGGTTCTGGAGGCCCTCTATATATTGGAACAGGCTGCTTTCATAAAAGAGACGTTCTCTGTGGTAAAAAGTATAGCAAAGGAATCAAAAATGATTGGAACAATAAAAGCTATAGGAATTCTAAGGACAATGTAAAGGAGCTAGAAGAAAATTCGAAGCATCTGGCAAATTGTACATATGAAGAGAACACTCAGTGGGGAAAAGAG ATAGGTTTGAGATATGGATGTCCTGTAGAAGATGTTATAACCGGGTTGTCGATACAAAGCCAAGGATGGAAATCAGTTTATTGCAACCCAGATAGGGAAGCCTTCCTAGGTGTTGCACCAACCTCATTAATTCAGACATTAGTTCAACATAAGCGATGGTCGGAAGGTGACTTCCAAATTTTACTTTCCAGATATAGTCCTGCGCGGTGTACTCGTGGAAAGATCAGCTTCGGCCTACGAATGGGATATTGCATCTATTGTTTTTGGGCTGTGAATTCCTTGGCAACAATATATTACTCCATCATCCCCTCTCTTTATCTCCTCAAAGGTGTTCCCTTGTTTCCACAG GTTTCAAGCCTATGGTTGATACCTTTCACATATGTGATATTTGCCAAGTATGTTGCTAGTTTGGTGGAATTTTTGTTGGTTGGAGGAACAGTCAAAGGTTGGTGGAATGAGCAGAGGATTTGGCTGTATAAAAGAACAAGTTCCTATCTCTTTGCTCTTATAGATTCTGCCTTGAAGATACTTGGATGGTCTGATTTAACATTTGTAATCACAGCTAAAGTGACTGATCAAGAAGTCTCTCAAAGATATGAAAAGGAGATAATGGAATTTGGAGCTTCCTCTCCATTGTTCACCATCTTAGCAACAACCTCTTTGCTTAATTTGTTTTGCTTTCTTGGGATGATGAAGAAAGCAGTAAAAACTGATAATGGTTTGGTGATGGCTTTTCAAGCAATGGGTTTGCAAGTTCTTCTTTGTGGAATTTTGGTTCTGATCAATTGGCCTTTGTACCAAGGAATGTTCTTTAGAACAGATAGGGGCAAGATGCCAAGCTCCCTGACTATTCAATCCCTTATATTGGCTCTAGCCActtgtcttttcttttcatttctacTTTAA
- the LOC103501257 gene encoding protein NOI4-like isoform X1 → MTDKGRPLPKFGEWDVNDPTSAEGFTVIFNKARDEKKTGGKPDSPGKVDAHGRTAPDPAKAPPVRYIHNLFPIWALDGCCTYIALYLC, encoded by the exons ATGACG GACAAAGGTCGGCCATTGCCAAAATTTGGTGAGTGGGATGTTAATGATCCGACATCAGCTGAGGGTTTCACCGTGATTTTTAACAAAGCTAGAGATGAGAAGAAAACAGGCGGCAAACCTGATTCACCTGGAAAAGTTGATGCACATGGCAGGACTGCACCAGATCCTGCCAAGGCACCTCCTGTAAGATACATTCATAATCTTTTTCCTATTTGGGCGTTGGATGGTTGTTGTACCTATATTGCATTGTATCTCTGTTGA